In the Onychostoma macrolepis isolate SWU-2019 chromosome 09, ASM1243209v1, whole genome shotgun sequence genome, one interval contains:
- the dusp19a gene encoding dual specificity protein phosphatase 19a — protein MQSLAQEIKSFSKANLRKQCTRVTTLSGRRIIETWKGSTVQVVEETVQPETACGYVQDNNWDLQVGFVKPYLLLGSQDAAHDFGTLRKYKVTHILNVAYGVENAFPDLFIYKTLSILDLPDIDIISHIEECAQFIDQAKAEKGVVLVHCNSGVSRSVSVVIGYLMLKENQPFGDTFALVKSARPASCPNPGFMEQLKNFRPQDATQANGLGHD, from the exons ATGCAGTCGCTTGCACAAGAAATAAAATCCTTCTCCAAAGCTAATTTGCGGAAACAATGCACCAGAGTAACGACTTTGAGCGGCAGGCGGATTATTGAGACATGGAAAGGTTCCACTGTACAGGTGGTTGAGGAAACAGTACAGCCTGAAACTGCATGTGGGTATGTTCAGGATAATAACTGGGATCTTCAAGTTGGATTTGTTAAACCATATCTATTACTTG GGTCACAAGATGCCGCTCATGACTTTGGTACTTTGAGGAAATATAAG GTCACACATATATTAAATGTTGCATATGGTGTGGAAAATGCCTTTCCTGACCTGTTCATCTATAAAACACTGAGCATACTGGATCTGCCTGACATTGATATCATATCACATATCGAGGAGTGTGCACAGTTTATAGACCAGGCTAAAGCTGAG AAAGGAGTTGTACTTGTCCACTGCAATTCTGGAGTTTCACGTTCTGTTTCGGTCGTCATTGGATATCTGATGTTGAAGGAAAATCAGCCTTTTGGAGACACATTTGCACTGGTGAAGTCAGCTCGACCGGCCTCATGTCCAAATCCAGGTTTCATGGAACAGCTGAAAAACTTCAGACCACAGGATGCTACACAAGCAAACGGTTTGGGTCATGATTGA